The sequence below is a genomic window from Chitinispirillales bacterium ANBcel5.
CTTATCTCACCGGCAAATGGGGCGTAGTCATAGAAAACATAGTTCATTATTCCCATGCCTTTGGTATCGGTCATAAACTCTGAGCGGTAGCCAAGAAGCCCACGGGTCGGAATCCTGAAAACCATTCTGGCCATACCGTTTTCCTGATTCATTTCAACCATGGTTCCTTTTCTGCTCCCAAGTTTCTCAATCACCACACCTGAGAAGTTTTCATCCACATCAACCGTCAACTCCTCAAAGGGCTCGAGCTGTTTGCCGTCTTTGGTCTGCATAATAACCTGAGGGCGTGTTACCTGAAATTCATACCCCTCTCTGCGCATTCTTTCGATAAGGATAGAGAGGTGAAGTTCTCCCCGGCCCGATACTTTATATCCCACCTCACTGTCCAGCGGTTCGACAACCAGTGCAACATCAGAGAGCACCTCTTTCATAAGGCGTTCCTGAAGGTGACGGGAGGTAACAAACTTTCCCTCCGTACCCGCAAAGGGAGAGTCGTTGGGGATAAAGTTCATGGATATAGTAGGTGGATCTATAACCGTTGGTGGGAGCGGGTTTGGATTCAGAGGATCGGTGAATGTAACCCCCACTGTGACTTCATCCATTCCTGCTACAGCCACGATATCACCAACGGAAGCAACCTGCAACGGCACTTTTTGTACACCATCAAAACCATATACCTTGGAAATCCTTGCTGGTACCATGCGGCTGTCTCTAAGCACCACAGCTATCTCTTTATTCACATTGAGAGTACCGGCAGTGATTTTTCCAATCCCCATGCGCCCAAGATAGGGCGAATAATCTATGGAACTTACAAGCATTTGAAGCGATTCTTCGGGGTTGCCCTTTGGTGGGGGGATGTGTTTTATGATCTTCTCTAAAAGTGGCTCCATGGTTGAGCAGTTGTCATCGGGATCATTTAAAGCATAGCCCTCTTTTGCCGAAGCATAAACGACGGGAAAATCAAGCACATCGTCGGGAGCATCAAGCTTTACGAAAAGATCAAAAACCTGATCAAGAACCCATTCAGGCCTTGCGGCAGGTTTATCGATTTTATTTATCACCACAATAACCGGCAGCGAAAGAGCGAGTGCTTTTTTCAGTACAAAGTAGGTCTGGGGCATTGGCCCTTCCTGAGCATCAACCATAAGTAGCGCTCCGTCGGCCATCTTCAAAACACGCTCAACCTGACCGCCAAAATCGGCATGTCCGGGAGTGTCTATAATATTAACCTGATATCCCCTGAACTGAAAAGAGCCGTTTTTTGAAGCGATAGTAATCCCCCGCTCCCGTTCAAGATCCATCGAATCCATAAGTCTGTCGCTTACAACCTGATTTTCTCTGAACATCCCACTCTGTTTAAACAGCTCATCCACAAGTGTGGTTTTCCCATG
It includes:
- the typA gene encoding translational GTPase TypA → MDQEKLRNIAIIAHVDHGKTTLVDELFKQSGMFRENQVVSDRLMDSMDLERERGITIASKNGSFQFRGYQVNIIDTPGHADFGGQVERVLKMADGALLMVDAQEGPMPQTYFVLKKALALSLPVIVVINKIDKPAARPEWVLDQVFDLFVKLDAPDDVLDFPVVYASAKEGYALNDPDDNCSTMEPLLEKIIKHIPPPKGNPEESLQMLVSSIDYSPYLGRMGIGKITAGTLNVNKEIAVVLRDSRMVPARISKVYGFDGVQKVPLQVASVGDIVAVAGMDEVTVGVTFTDPLNPNPLPPTVIDPPTISMNFIPNDSPFAGTEGKFVTSRHLQERLMKEVLSDVALVVEPLDSEVGYKVSGRGELHLSILIERMRREGYEFQVTRPQVIMQTKDGKQLEPFEELTVDVDENFSGVVIEKLGSRKGTMVEMNQENGMARMVFRIPTRGLLGYRSEFMTDTKGMGIMNYVFYDYAPFAGEIRTRANGVLIAKENCATVPYALYNLQDRGKMFLGPGIKIYRGQIVGEHCRSNDLVVNPGKEKKLTNMRAAGSDDNVLLTPPFEMSLEDCIAYINDDELVEITPESIRLRKR